In Phosphitispora fastidiosa, the following proteins share a genomic window:
- a CDS encoding reverse transcriptase N-terminal domain-containing protein, whose protein sequence is MNFSNSTTDKTEMLKDKNTLADQRASIYWTQVNRLQARIAKATVKGDKNKVKRLQYLLTHSFYAKAYAVKKVTSNKGRTPLG, encoded by the coding sequence ATGAATTTTAGTAACTCAACGACGGATAAAACCGAGATGCTAAAGGACAAAAACACACTAGCTGACCAACGGGCATCCATTTATTGGACGCAGGTGAATAGGCTACAAGCCAGAATTGCCAAGGCAACAGTGAAGGGCGACAAGAACAAAGTTAAAAGATTACAATACTTATTAACACATTCATTCTATGCCAAAGCCTATGCGGTAAAGAAAGTAACATCGAATAAGGGAAGAACACCTCTGGGGTAG
- a CDS encoding thiolase family protein has protein sequence MEDVLILSGSRTPIGDFGGAFKELLPNELALYPVKEAVARAGVNKSEFDEVILGNCIQRTDEPNVARVVLLKAGFPKEVTGYTIQRQCSSGMQAIVSGIQQIRLGDSDLVAAGGVECMSSSPYSLKNARWGQRLQHGEVRDSVWEVLCDPTNHIMMGQTAENLAIKYDITREEQDAIALRSHQKAIAAIKSGRFKDEVVPVTITVKKNGRVIDTDERPKDGLSMADLAKLRPAFCENGTVTAGNSSGINDGAAAVVLASERKVRELNAKPLARIVSYAVAGVEPELMGYGPVPAVKKALQKANLTIGDIDLWEVNEAFAAQYLAVEKMLGLNRSVVNVNGSGVGLGHPIGCTGARIVVTLLYELKRRNLRYGLATLCVGGGMGKAIIIEAV, from the coding sequence ATGGAGGATGTATTAATTTTATCAGGCAGTCGAACACCGATTGGGGATTTTGGTGGCGCCTTCAAAGAACTGCTGCCTAATGAACTGGCCCTGTATCCCGTAAAAGAGGCTGTGGCCAGAGCAGGAGTAAATAAAAGCGAATTTGACGAGGTCATCCTGGGGAACTGTATTCAAAGGACAGATGAGCCTAATGTTGCCAGAGTAGTATTATTAAAAGCCGGTTTCCCGAAAGAAGTGACAGGGTATACTATTCAAAGGCAGTGCAGTTCAGGTATGCAGGCAATTGTATCGGGAATTCAACAGATCCGGTTAGGTGATTCAGACCTGGTGGCAGCCGGCGGGGTGGAGTGTATGAGTTCTTCCCCATATTCCCTAAAAAATGCCCGCTGGGGCCAGCGCCTGCAACATGGGGAAGTGCGGGACTCTGTTTGGGAAGTGTTATGTGACCCCACAAATCATATCATGATGGGACAAACGGCGGAAAATTTGGCTATAAAATATGATATAACCAGAGAAGAGCAGGACGCCATAGCCCTGAGAAGCCATCAGAAAGCCATAGCAGCAATCAAAAGCGGTCGGTTTAAAGACGAGGTTGTGCCGGTGACTATTACCGTGAAAAAAAATGGAAGAGTGATAGATACGGATGAACGTCCAAAAGATGGTTTGTCTATGGCAGACCTAGCTAAATTACGACCGGCCTTTTGCGAAAACGGCACCGTGACAGCAGGCAACAGCTCCGGCATAAATGATGGCGCCGCCGCAGTGGTATTAGCTTCGGAGCGAAAGGTCAGGGAATTGAATGCCAAGCCCCTGGCTAGAATAGTGTCATACGCCGTAGCCGGGGTCGAGCCTGAATTGATGGGCTATGGGCCGGTACCTGCTGTGAAAAAAGCACTCCAAAAAGCCAACCTGACTATAGGTGATATAGATTTGTGGGAAGTTAACGAGGCCTTCGCAGCCCAATACCTGGCTGTGGAAAAAATGCTGGGCTTAAATCGGTCTGTCGTCAATGTTAATGGTAGCGGGGTGGGCCTTGGACATCCCATAGGCTGTACAGGGGCCCGCATAGTGGTAACTCTTCTTTATGAGCTGAAGCGTAGAAATTTACGGTATGGCCTGGCGACACTTTGTGTTGGTGGCGGGATGGGTAAAGCTATAATTATTGAAGCGGTCTAG
- a CDS encoding enoyl-CoA hydratase/isomerase family protein, whose protein sequence is MKTKSVICDINDGIAVITINNPPVNALSKPVMTELNIFLDGILASSSIQVVIITGFGERAFVAGADINQFLTLDSLSGRDWVLDGQKIISKITTLSQPVIAAINGPSLGGGCELVLACDIRIASENAFIGLPEVNLGVIPGYGGTQRLPRLIGQGRAMAMILTGDPVKAEEALHIGLVEKLVPAGQALAEAMIVAKRIMTRGPLAVRAAKKAIDGGLETTLEKGLLLEAELFSAICGTEDQKEGAKAFLSKRPPVFKGR, encoded by the coding sequence GTGAAAACAAAGTCGGTAATTTGCGACATTAATGATGGGATAGCGGTAATCACTATTAATAATCCGCCCGTTAATGCCCTAAGTAAACCGGTTATGACTGAACTTAATATATTTTTGGATGGGATCTTAGCTAGCAGCTCTATACAGGTAGTAATAATCACCGGCTTTGGCGAGAGGGCTTTTGTGGCCGGGGCCGATATTAATCAATTTCTAACTCTGGATTCCTTATCTGGAAGGGACTGGGTACTTGATGGGCAAAAAATAATTTCTAAGATAACAACTCTGAGCCAGCCGGTAATTGCAGCTATCAATGGGCCTTCTCTGGGGGGAGGTTGTGAGTTAGTCCTGGCTTGTGATATCAGGATCGCCAGTGAAAACGCTTTTATCGGGCTGCCGGAGGTAAACCTGGGAGTCATACCGGGATATGGCGGAACACAACGGTTGCCCAGATTAATAGGTCAGGGCCGGGCGATGGCAATGATTTTAACGGGTGACCCGGTTAAAGCGGAAGAAGCCTTGCACATCGGGTTGGTTGAAAAGCTGGTTCCGGCGGGGCAGGCGCTTGCAGAGGCCATGATAGTAGCAAAAAGGATAATGACTAGGGGACCTTTGGCTGTAAGGGCTGCCAAAAAGGCAATCGACGGAGGCTTGGAAACTACATTGGAAAAAGGGCTGTTATTGGAAGCAGAGCTTTTTAGCGCTATCTGCGGTACAGAGGACCAAAAGGAAGGAGCCAAGGCGTTTCTTTCTAAGCGACCGCCCGTCTTTAAAGGCAGGTAA
- a CDS encoding CoB--CoM heterodisulfide reductase iron-sulfur subunit B family protein has translation MKVGYYPGCSLHSTAADYGRSTEAVCREMNIDLAEVPDWNCCGATPAHSTSEFLAKALPLRNLILAEGAGLDLVVPCTGCYNVCRQTHGFISRGSSGAMDVNSKVASVMGKRYEGKLRIMHLLEFFGQEEVQAELRSRVVQPLNGLKVVPYYGCLMLRPAADVAFDDPEQPQMLDRLLEILGAEVRPWSYKMDCCGGSFAIARSDVVTDLTGELVKQARKAGAEAMVTACPLCQANVDTRQTGPGMPIVYFTELIATAMGIPGQDRWLGKHIIDPRPVLKSRELI, from the coding sequence GTGAAAGTAGGTTATTATCCGGGGTGTTCGTTACACTCGACTGCAGCTGATTACGGCAGATCCACTGAAGCCGTGTGCCGCGAAATGAACATAGACCTGGCCGAAGTTCCGGACTGGAACTGCTGTGGCGCTACTCCCGCCCATTCAACCAGCGAGTTCCTGGCAAAAGCCCTCCCGTTACGAAACCTTATTCTTGCTGAAGGCGCCGGTCTGGACCTGGTGGTGCCCTGTACCGGGTGTTACAATGTCTGTCGCCAGACTCACGGATTTATCAGCCGGGGCTCTTCAGGGGCTATGGATGTAAACAGCAAGGTTGCCTCAGTGATGGGAAAAAGGTATGAAGGTAAACTCAGGATTATGCACCTCCTGGAGTTTTTTGGACAGGAAGAAGTACAGGCAGAACTGCGGAGCCGGGTCGTTCAGCCCTTAAATGGCCTGAAGGTGGTTCCGTATTATGGGTGTCTCATGCTCAGGCCTGCTGCAGATGTGGCCTTTGATGACCCGGAGCAGCCACAGATGCTTGACCGGCTGCTGGAAATCCTGGGCGCCGAGGTCAGGCCCTGGTCCTATAAGATGGACTGCTGTGGCGGCAGTTTTGCCATTGCCAGGTCTGATGTAGTTACCGACCTGACAGGTGAACTGGTCAAACAGGCCCGTAAAGCCGGGGCTGAAGCCATGGTCACCGCATGTCCGCTGTGCCAGGCAAATGTTGATACCAGGCAGACGGGACCGGGGATGCCTATCGTCTATTTTACCGAGTTGATTGCCACAGCGATGGGGATCCCCGGCCAGGACCGCTGGCTGGGGAAACACATCATAGACCCCAGGCCTGTTCTCAAGAGCCGTGAATTGATATAA
- a CDS encoding site-specific integrase, with the protein MVNEKQQTLTELTTKIEEYFKNLSYSTAKMRIFRNGWKLLNEFMLKHSIKFYEPMVGDAFITSILGTGSYEELCRREKDTIRSANVLSEYQTTGVTKFRSVSKSYEFNGEIGKLILDFLVYRKSQEVSEDTLANNRLYLHRFLDYLNVNKVLCVSDLDSQHILGFVNGLGFYSKATIHCMLCSLRTFLRYLYDNRYLEIDFSYLVPKSSYRKESNLPTTYTKDEVERLISAVDRSSPKGKRDVAMILLAARLGLRASDICRLKFENIHWETNSLILVQKKTREKIELPLLVEIGNAIIDYLRYGRPESDLPYIFIRAWQPYDRLEEPTLHSIVSFYLKQAGISNISEKKHGPHALRHSLAGFLLEKKTPLPVISEVLGHTNTESTKTYLRIDLESLRQCSLEVSPINSPHFREVV; encoded by the coding sequence TTGGTAAATGAAAAGCAACAGACACTTACAGAACTCACAACTAAAATTGAGGAGTATTTCAAAAATCTTTCATACTCTACCGCAAAGATGAGAATATTTCGGAACGGATGGAAATTGCTTAATGAATTCATGCTAAAGCATTCCATTAAATTCTATGAACCGATGGTCGGAGACGCATTTATCACGAGCATATTAGGTACAGGCTCTTATGAAGAACTCTGTAGACGAGAAAAGGATACGATCCGCAGTGCTAACGTCCTTTCCGAGTATCAGACCACCGGGGTCACTAAGTTCAGGTCTGTTTCGAAATCTTATGAGTTTAACGGGGAAATAGGGAAACTTATTCTGGACTTTCTTGTTTACAGAAAATCACAAGAAGTGTCAGAAGATACTCTGGCAAATAATAGGCTTTATCTTCACAGATTTTTAGACTATCTCAATGTAAACAAGGTGCTTTGCGTATCAGATTTGGACAGTCAGCATATCCTAGGTTTTGTTAACGGGCTTGGTTTCTATTCTAAAGCCACCATCCACTGTATGCTCTGTTCGTTAAGAACTTTTCTGAGATACTTATATGATAATCGATATTTAGAAATTGATTTTTCTTATCTCGTACCAAAAAGCAGCTATAGAAAGGAATCAAATCTCCCGACGACTTATACGAAAGACGAAGTTGAACGCCTGATAAGCGCCGTAGATAGAAGCAGTCCTAAGGGAAAAAGAGACGTAGCAATGATACTTCTGGCTGCAAGGCTTGGGTTACGGGCTTCTGACATCTGCAGACTTAAGTTTGAAAATATCCACTGGGAAACAAATTCACTTATTCTGGTTCAGAAAAAAACAAGGGAAAAGATTGAGCTTCCCCTTTTGGTTGAAATTGGGAACGCAATTATTGATTATCTCAGGTATGGTAGACCAGAATCGGATCTGCCTTATATATTCATCCGTGCATGGCAGCCTTATGATAGGCTGGAAGAACCAACACTCCACAGCATCGTATCCTTTTATCTGAAGCAGGCAGGTATCAGCAACATCAGCGAGAAAAAACATGGCCCACATGCATTACGTCACAGCCTTGCCGGTTTCCTGCTGGAGAAAAAGACACCACTTCCGGTAATTTCGGAAGTACTGGGTCATACCAATACAGAAAGTACAAAGACCTATCTCCGGATTGATTTGGAATCCCTACGCCAATGCTCATTGGAAGTTTCGCCGATAAATTCACCTCATTTTAGGGAGGTGGTCTAA
- a CDS encoding site-specific integrase, giving the protein MKPTDFSYYLTGFLTKYLPGEKGASKHTIASYRDTFILFLSFLKDTKNIPADRLTLNMVTKDLVVEYLDWTENERNSCTATRNVRLAALHSFFQYLQYQNPDNLLEWQRILSIPVKKTEKKTINYLTLDGIKLLLEMPDQKTKTGRRDLALPTLMYDTGARVQEMIDLTPSQVRFDKPYTVKLIGKGNKSRIVPLMEPTVQILKRYMKEQGLLELSANVYPLFFNKRKEKLTRAGVNYILAKYKDMARDRDHALIPEVLTCHCLRHSKAMHLLQEGVNLVYIRDILGHCSVQVTEIYAKVDSKQKRDAIEKAYTDVTPAEEPLWHKNDGLLDWLKGFNK; this is encoded by the coding sequence ATGAAACCTACAGACTTTTCATATTATCTTACGGGTTTCCTGACGAAATACCTTCCTGGAGAAAAAGGTGCCAGTAAACATACCATTGCTTCCTACAGAGATACATTCATCCTTTTCCTTAGCTTCCTGAAAGACACAAAAAACATTCCTGCAGACCGCCTTACCCTTAATATGGTTACTAAAGATCTGGTGGTTGAATATCTGGATTGGACGGAAAATGAACGTAATTCTTGTACTGCGACACGGAACGTGCGTCTGGCCGCACTGCATTCCTTTTTCCAGTACCTGCAGTACCAGAATCCTGACAACCTACTGGAATGGCAAAGAATCCTTTCTATACCGGTTAAAAAGACGGAAAAGAAAACAATCAATTACCTTACCCTTGATGGAATTAAGCTACTTCTGGAAATGCCGGATCAGAAAACGAAGACTGGCCGTCGCGATTTAGCATTACCGACCCTTATGTATGATACAGGAGCCAGAGTGCAGGAAATGATTGACCTGACACCATCACAGGTCAGGTTTGACAAACCATATACGGTCAAACTGATTGGTAAAGGTAATAAATCAAGGATTGTTCCATTGATGGAGCCGACAGTGCAGATTTTAAAACGATATATGAAGGAACAGGGCCTCCTGGAACTATCTGCAAACGTATATCCTCTGTTTTTTAATAAGAGAAAAGAAAAACTGACAAGGGCTGGGGTCAATTATATCCTGGCTAAGTATAAGGATATGGCACGGGACAGGGATCATGCATTGATTCCGGAAGTGCTTACATGCCATTGTCTAAGACATTCGAAAGCAATGCATCTGCTTCAGGAAGGGGTAAACCTAGTATATATAAGGGACATCCTTGGTCATTGTTCTGTTCAGGTAACAGAGATTTATGCCAAAGTGGATTCGAAGCAGAAACGGGACGCAATTGAAAAGGCTTATACGGATGTGACTCCTGCTGAAGAACCGTTATGGCATAAAAATGATGGTTTACTGGATTGGCTAAAAGGTTTCAATAAATGA
- a CDS encoding 4Fe-4S dicluster domain-containing protein, which translates to MEGSNLAESRVFQPSENFLRLIEKESQQPVSRCYQCKKCSSGCPVGTVADLSTSALIRMVQLGDAEKVLNSNRLWLCLSCKTCQARCPNGIDTSAVIDVLKAMVLKEGRLPGEKRIPAFYRSFMDSVKMTGRLYDLGMIGLYKIRTGTYTEDMGLGIEMLKRGKLKFLPQRVKNMDQVKAIFRKGGEVK; encoded by the coding sequence ATGGAAGGCAGCAATTTGGCCGAAAGCAGAGTATTTCAGCCTTCGGAGAATTTTCTGAGGCTTATTGAGAAAGAAAGCCAACAGCCGGTCAGCCGTTGTTACCAGTGTAAGAAGTGTTCTTCCGGATGTCCGGTGGGAACCGTGGCAGACCTAAGCACCAGCGCCCTGATCAGGATGGTCCAGCTGGGAGATGCCGAAAAGGTCCTCAACAGCAATCGCCTCTGGCTCTGTTTATCCTGCAAGACTTGCCAGGCACGCTGCCCCAATGGGATAGACACCTCGGCAGTAATTGATGTTCTTAAGGCCATGGTGCTCAAAGAGGGCAGGCTGCCCGGGGAGAAACGGATTCCTGCTTTTTACCGCTCATTTATGGATTCAGTTAAAATGACCGGCAGACTCTATGACCTGGGAATGATTGGCCTTTACAAAATCAGGACCGGCACCTATACGGAGGATATGGGCCTTGGTATCGAGATGCTGAAGCGGGGCAAGCTGAAGTTTCTGCCCCAAAGAGTCAAAAACATGGACCAGGTTAAGGCCATTTTCAGGAAAGGTGGGGAGGTCAAGTGA
- a CDS encoding tyrosine-type recombinase/integrase: MEFYGANGYFLEQYIAFKRNMGYELKNIYTFKMFDRFCIEKGATTVGVTKELAALWAEKRPNESDVTRYKRVNDLINFSIYLNHLGYQSYIPKQLKAYHSTFTPYIFSQEELNSFFAACDTIEVHRHSPIKYVLPVVFRMIYGCGLRINEALSLKCRDVNLSEGYIIIRESKNGQDRMLPLSGSLTDVCVLYTKRYLSVNNRGEYFFPQKSGQRYASDTLYKWFRRILSKAGISHGGRGMGPRVHDLRHSFSVHSLAEMSRKGLDLYYSLPILSKYLGHRSLEATDQYVRLTSEMYPELIQEVNSLCSYIFPEVKLP; the protein is encoded by the coding sequence GTGGAATTTTACGGAGCAAACGGTTATTTTCTGGAACAGTACATAGCTTTTAAACGGAACATGGGCTATGAATTAAAGAACATATATACCTTTAAAATGTTTGACCGTTTTTGCATTGAAAAGGGCGCAACCACTGTCGGGGTGACAAAGGAACTAGCTGCCCTGTGGGCAGAGAAGCGCCCAAATGAATCTGATGTTACAAGGTACAAACGGGTCAATGACCTCATTAATTTTTCTATCTACCTGAACCACCTGGGATATCAGTCATACATCCCCAAACAACTTAAAGCCTATCATTCGACTTTTACACCATATATCTTCTCACAGGAAGAGCTTAATTCTTTTTTTGCTGCCTGTGATACCATCGAAGTCCATAGACATTCACCTATTAAATATGTGCTTCCCGTTGTCTTCCGCATGATTTATGGCTGTGGGTTAAGGATTAATGAAGCGCTTTCCCTTAAATGTCGGGATGTCAACTTGAGTGAAGGATATATCATTATTCGTGAATCAAAGAACGGTCAGGATAGGATGCTACCACTTTCTGGTTCGCTGACTGATGTGTGTGTCCTTTACACTAAGCGTTATTTGTCGGTAAACAATCGTGGAGAATATTTTTTTCCGCAGAAGAGTGGTCAGCGATATGCATCAGATACCTTATATAAATGGTTCCGGAGAATCCTATCGAAGGCGGGCATCTCTCATGGTGGCAGGGGTATGGGTCCTAGGGTACACGACCTGAGACATTCGTTCAGTGTACATTCCTTGGCGGAAATGTCCAGGAAAGGACTGGATCTATACTATTCCCTTCCTATCCTTTCTAAGTACCTTGGGCATCGATCCCTCGAAGCGACGGATCAATATGTTCGGCTTACCTCGGAAATGTATCCAGAATTAATCCAGGAAGTAAACAGCCTCTGTTCATACATATTTCCAGAGGTGAAGTTACCATGA
- a CDS encoding reverse transcriptase domain-containing protein, with protein sequence MSFGFRKGRSAKDACEQIFCVLARKCSPTWILEGDIKGCFDNINHGWLQENIPMDKRIMKQFLKSGFIYEGKLFPTDTGSPQGGAISSLYANITLDGLEKLIQDK encoded by the coding sequence ATATCTTTTGGTTTTCGTAAGGGAAGAAGTGCCAAAGATGCCTGTGAGCAGATATTTTGTGTACTGGCGAGAAAATGCTCTCCGACATGGATTTTAGAAGGAGATATCAAAGGCTGTTTTGACAACATTAACCATGGCTGGTTACAAGAAAATATTCCTATGGACAAAAGAATAATGAAGCAATTCTTAAAATCAGGGTTCATATATGAAGGCAAATTATTTCCTACAGACACAGGTTCACCACAAGGGGGAGCTATTTCAAGCCTATATGCAAATATAACATTAGATGGCCTTGAAAAACTAATTCAAGATAAATAA
- a CDS encoding acetoacetate--CoA ligase, with protein sequence MRKLLWQPGKERIEHSNMFRFIQFVNSKYGQNFTTFNELYRWSVDSAPLFWESMWEFGEVKASRNPDQVVENFSDMLEFVWFPGSRLNFAENLLRFRDDRTAIISRNEKSGPVRISYAVLYEQVARLAKSLRGKGVAAGDRVAGFIPNTAETVIAMLAATSIGAVWSSCSPDFGIQGVLDRFGQIQPKVLFAADGYYYNGKRLDCLERVAGIIEQIPSIEHVVVIPFTGQAPDISALPKTALFEDFVFGEEGLEIEFAQLPFDHPVYIMYSSGTTGVPKCIVHGAGGTLIQHLKELILHTDLKREDIIFYFTTCGWMMWNWLASSLAVGATLVLYDGSPFYPNADTLWKMAQDEGVTVFGTSAKYLSAVEKAGLKPGQEYDLSRLKAILSTGSPLSVESFEFVYRDIKRDLCLSSISGGTDIISCFALGNPIGPVYAGELQCRGLGMKVESFDLQGNSVLNQKGELVCTASFPSMPIYFWQDPDDWKYRKAYFDVFPNVWRHGDYIEINESGGVVIYGRSDATLNPGGVRIGTAEIYRQAESLPEIADSLVVGQDWDNDVRVILFVKLATGVTLTVDLIKKIKAAIRENTTPRHVPAKIIEIKDIPYTLSGKKVEIAVRSIIHNQSVDNRDALANPEALDLYLSLPELQTN encoded by the coding sequence ATGAGAAAGCTGCTGTGGCAGCCTGGGAAAGAAAGAATTGAACACAGTAACATGTTCCGTTTTATTCAATTTGTGAATTCAAAATATGGACAGAATTTTACCACCTTTAATGAACTGTATCGTTGGTCTGTCGACAGCGCACCGTTGTTTTGGGAGTCTATGTGGGAATTTGGGGAGGTTAAGGCCTCCCGAAATCCCGATCAAGTGGTGGAAAATTTTTCGGATATGTTGGAATTCGTGTGGTTTCCAGGTTCACGGCTGAACTTTGCGGAAAACCTGCTGCGATTCCGGGATGACAGGACAGCCATAATTTCGAGGAATGAAAAAAGCGGACCGGTAAGAATAAGTTATGCCGTTCTTTACGAGCAAGTGGCTCGTTTAGCTAAATCCTTAAGGGGAAAAGGAGTTGCGGCTGGCGACCGGGTGGCAGGCTTTATCCCCAATACTGCTGAAACGGTAATTGCCATGCTGGCGGCAACCAGCATTGGGGCTGTCTGGTCTTCTTGTTCTCCGGATTTCGGTATTCAGGGAGTCTTGGATAGATTTGGACAGATCCAGCCTAAAGTACTGTTCGCCGCCGACGGCTATTATTACAATGGTAAGCGATTGGATTGCCTGGAGCGGGTGGCAGGAATCATTGAGCAAATTCCGTCTATTGAGCATGTAGTTGTGATCCCCTTCACCGGGCAGGCACCCGACATCAGCGCGCTGCCCAAAACGGCCCTTTTTGAGGATTTCGTGTTCGGGGAGGAAGGACTGGAGATAGAGTTTGCCCAACTTCCCTTCGATCACCCTGTCTACATCATGTATTCTTCCGGCACCACAGGTGTCCCCAAATGTATCGTCCACGGTGCCGGCGGCACCCTGATCCAGCACTTAAAGGAACTGATTCTGCACACAGATCTAAAGCGAGAAGATATTATCTTCTATTTCACCACCTGCGGCTGGATGATGTGGAACTGGCTGGCCAGCTCCCTGGCCGTAGGGGCCACCTTGGTGCTATATGACGGCTCGCCTTTTTATCCCAATGCGGATACTCTCTGGAAAATGGCCCAGGACGAAGGAGTTACTGTCTTTGGGACCAGCGCCAAATACTTGTCGGCAGTAGAAAAGGCGGGGTTGAAGCCGGGGCAGGAATATGATTTAAGCAGATTAAAGGCCATTCTATCGACCGGGTCACCTCTTTCGGTAGAAAGCTTTGAGTTTGTTTACCGGGACATTAAGCGGGATCTGTGCCTGTCGTCAATATCGGGCGGCACTGATATCATCTCCTGTTTTGCCCTCGGTAACCCTATCGGGCCGGTTTACGCGGGAGAACTCCAATGCCGGGGTCTGGGCATGAAGGTTGAAAGCTTTGACCTGCAGGGTAACTCTGTCCTAAACCAAAAGGGAGAGTTAGTTTGTACCGCATCCTTCCCCTCCATGCCAATTTACTTCTGGCAAGATCCGGATGATTGGAAATACCGGAAGGCCTATTTCGACGTGTTCCCCAATGTCTGGAGGCATGGTGACTATATCGAAATCAATGAATCGGGTGGAGTTGTCATTTATGGGCGTTCAGATGCAACGCTGAACCCGGGCGGGGTGCGGATTGGGACTGCGGAAATTTACCGCCAGGCAGAATCCCTGCCGGAAATCGCGGACTCCCTGGTAGTAGGCCAGGACTGGGATAATGATGTGCGTGTCATCCTGTTTGTAAAGCTAGCGACAGGGGTAACGCTAACTGTAGATTTGATCAAGAAAATTAAGGCCGCGATTCGTGAAAACACCACCCCGCGTCACGTCCCGGCCAAGATTATTGAGATTAAGGACATTCCTTATACCCTTAGTGGGAAGAAGGTTGAAATCGCGGTCCGCAGCATTATCCATAATCAAAGTGTGGATAACAGGGATGCTTTAGCTAACCCGGAAGCCCTGGATTTATACCTATCCCTCCCTGAACTGCAGACCAACTAA